The following are encoded in a window of Bacillus xiapuensis genomic DNA:
- a CDS encoding stress protein, translated as MKKIIPFLSLLLILSLVACGNSSSTSKSESNEKVQKEEKVTVDTIITAFKDAGLEAENPTELENKEFGNTREAGKRILVPSLGEDAGGRIFEFKNASGLDAAKTYYDELGNSGPLFYSHTYSKGNFLLQMNGDMKDDQFEKYKKVMDEMIK; from the coding sequence AAATTATACCATTTTTATCACTATTATTGATATTATCATTAGTTGCTTGCGGAAACTCATCTTCGACATCTAAGTCAGAATCAAACGAAAAAGTACAGAAAGAAGAAAAGGTAACGGTCGATACAATAATAACCGCTTTTAAAGATGCTGGATTAGAAGCCGAAAACCCAACAGAATTAGAGAACAAAGAATTTGGAAATACCCGAGAAGCAGGAAAAAGAATACTTGTCCCCTCTCTTGGTGAAGACGCTGGTGGCAGGATTTTTGAATTTAAGAACGCATCTGGCTTAGATGCTGCAAAAACATATTATGATGAGCTCGGAAACTCAGGTCCTTTATTTTACTCCCATACATACAGCAAAGGGAATTTTCTTCTACAGATGAATGGTGACATGAAGGATGATCAATTTGAAAAATATAAAAAAGTCATGGATGAAATGATTAAATAA
- a CDS encoding ATP-binding protein, giving the protein MFNAPATPKELGMSNKDIIVKKVHGIYIKKFRNLFNTQIDLSDRITLISGHNGTMKSTLIGLFVQNFNSEEKDLFGFDLKTKFGEIFKLSTIYDKEKYEYDLIIQDKNGLDIKIPVYTKPRSKADPSPRIVTGGNTIKDGNLIHNTNFLNLNLNYSQKFRNLL; this is encoded by the coding sequence ATGTTCAATGCACCTGCTACACCTAAAGAGTTAGGTATGTCTAATAAGGATATTATAGTGAAAAAGGTTCACGGTATTTATATAAAAAAATTCAGAAACTTGTTTAATACTCAGATAGATTTATCTGATCGAATTACCTTAATTTCTGGACATAATGGCACAATGAAATCAACTTTAATTGGATTATTTGTTCAAAACTTTAATTCTGAAGAAAAAGACCTTTTTGGTTTCGATTTAAAAACAAAATTTGGAGAAATATTCAAATTATCTACTATATATGATAAAGAAAAATATGAATATGATTTAATTATTCAGGATAAAAACGGATTGGATATTAAGATACCCGTTTACACCAAACCTAGAAGTAAAGCAGATCCTAGCCCCAGAATAGTAACTGGGGGAAATACAATCAAGGACGGTAATTTAATTCACAATACAAATTTTTTAAACTTGAACCTGAATTATTCACAGAAATTCAGAAACTTATTATAA